One genomic segment of Ricinus communis isolate WT05 ecotype wild-type chromosome 5, ASM1957865v1, whole genome shotgun sequence includes these proteins:
- the LOC112534591 gene encoding uncharacterized protein LOC112534591 — protein sequence MTGESKKSVYTLSSNDNPSNIITQVQLKEDNYDEWARSIRTALRAKKKFGFVDGTVTEPDEDDESLEDWWTVNSMIVSWIMNTISPIVRSILTHLEIAKDLWDDIKDCFSQLWEELANFDVISPCKCRGCKCNIAAELTKKREEEKLHQFLIGLDDVYGTVRSNILSSTLLSGVSKAYSLMCQEERIRNVSKGKEIKSETVSFMVQTKDKSVVCTHCNREGHDAEGCFQLIGYPDWWGDRPKTSSRGRKNGGRGRGKFAGRGRAGVRVNATHAIGQFVAETKNPATPGDLTSEQWAAVLSLLNSCKPGTDEKMTGNSCNLINLKRILGCPIGLPNGNQVLALQEGTLRMGNPGLYCNLIYVSQLVDDLKCDVLFTNELCLIHDRTSKTVIGAGERCKGLYYFKKELSAQAHQARLMNSYDLWHRRMGHPSSKIVGLILGIKNNLGFIQIVILVSKLNKLEKYFVLVGI from the exons ATGACAGGTGAAAGCAAGAAATCTGTATACACCTTGTCATCAAATGATAATCCTAGTAATATAATAACCCAGGTGCAATTGAAGGAAGATAATTATGATGAATGGGCTCGTTCAATACGAACAGCATTGCgagcaaagaaaaaatttggTTTTGTTGATGGAACCGTGACAGAACCTGATGAAGATGACGAAAGCTTAGAAGATTGGTGGACTGTGAATTCCATGATTGTATCATGGATAATGAATACAATCAGTCCAATAGTAAGATCTATTCTAACTCACCTAGAGATTGCAAAAGATCTATGGGATGATATTAAAGACTGTTTTTCG CAATTATGGGAGGAACTGGCCAATTTTGACGTGATTTCGCCATGCAAGTGTAGGGGTTGCAAGTGCAATATTGCAGCTGAATTAACTAAGAAacgagaagaagaaaaactcCATCAATTCCTGATAGGTTTGGATGATGTATATGGAACAGTCCGTTCAAATATTCTGAGCTCTACTCTATTGTCTGGTGTGAGTAAAGCTTATTCTTTGATGTGTCAAGAGGAAAGAATTAGAAATGTCTCAAAAGGCAAGGAGATCAAAAGTGAGACAGTCAGCTTTATGGTCCAAACTAAAGATAAAAGTGTTGTTTGCACACATTGCAATCGAGAAGGGCATGATGctgagggttgttttcaattaattggATACCCAGATTGGTGGGGTGATCGACCAAAAACATCTAGTCGAGGTCGAAAAAATGGAGGAAGAGGTCGTGGCAAGTTTGCAGGAAGAGGAAGAGCTGGAGTGAGAGTTAATGCTACACATGCTATTGGGCAATTCGTTGCAGAAACAAAGAATCCTGCAACTCCTGGAGATTTGACAAGTGAACAATGGGCAGCCGTTCTCAGTTTGCTGAACTCATGCAAACCAGGGActgatgagaaaatgactg GAAATTCATGCaatctaattaacttaaaGAGGATATTAGGTTGCCCTATTGGTTTACCCAATGGGAATCAAGTGCTGGCATTGCAAGAGGGAACACTTCGCATGGGAAATCCAGGACTATATTGCAATCTGATTTATGTGTCACAGTTAGTTGATGACTTAAAATGTGATGTGTTATTCACTAATGAGCTTTGTTTAATACATGACCGCACTTCGAAGACGGTGATTGGAGCAGGTGAACGATGCAAGGGGCTTTATTACTTCAAGAAGGAGTTATCAGCTCAAGCACATCAAGCTCGGTTGATGAATTCATATGACCTGTGGCATAGAAGGATGGGACATCCATCTTCTAAGATAGTAGGATTAATCCTTGGCATTAAGAATAACTTAGGTTTTATACAAATTGTGATACTTGTTTCAAAGCTAAACAAATTAGAGAAGTATTTTGTTCTAGTGGGAATATAG
- the LOC8269306 gene encoding CASP-like protein 4A1, with translation MNNQENEQQEQQPHIHSNESDLTQQQCIQEQEPQQKQPEENQQEKEKQELHDHTISNPTLTMTSSSPPLKPPPEPPLQQQQQPFDSPPLDSTYSSSHTSYGYVFSPPEALNYQETTTYQSSSPPEELNYQETTTYQSTSQPDQVSHSYVYSPSSPDIKPAAKPPSPPPAPAAAVPVSKIGSKTEDQEDPLKKKRPFLGRKKEILKRRALLGCRVFGFLFCLASFSIMAADKNQGWAIDSFYRYREFRYCMSVTIIAFVYSGLQAYSLAYSLVTGRFDKANLRCLLDFSLDQILTYLLLSASSSAAFRVEDWESNWGKDKFPSMARSSVVLSFLAFVAFALCSLLSGQIQFTPKST, from the exons ATGAATAACCAAGAAAATGAGCAGCAAGAGCAACAGCCACACATACACAGTAATGAAAGTGACCTTACACAGCAACAATGCATTCAAGAACAAGAACCACAACAAAAACAACCAGAAGAAAAccaacaagaaaaagaaaaacaagaactACACGATCACACCATCTCAAATCCAACACTCACCATGACCTCTTCATCCCCACCGCTAAAACCACCTCCTGAACCACCTTTACAGCAACAGCAACAACCATTTGATTCTCCACCACTAGACTCCACCTATTCCTCCTCTCACACCTCTTATGGCTATGTCTTTTCTCCACCAGAAGCACTCAACTACCAAGAAACAACAACTTACCAATCCTCATCTCCACCAGAAGAACTCAACTACCAAGAAACAACAACTTACCAATCCACATCTCAACCAGATCAAGTCTCTCATTCCTATGTATACTCACCATCATCACCTGATATCAAACCGGCGGCTAAGCCCCCATCCCCACCACCAGCACCAGCAGCTGCTGTTCCTGTTTCCAAGATTGGGTCTAAAACCGAAGATCAAGAAGATCCGCTTAAGAAGAAAAGACCATTTCTtgggagaaagaaagagattttaaagAGAAGAGCTTTACTTGGTTGTAGAGTTTTTGggtttttattttgcttagcTTCTTTCTCTATTATGGCTGCTGACAAGAACCAAGGTTGGGCAATTGACTCTTTCTATCGCTATAGAGAGTTCAG GTACTGTATGTCAGTTACTATTATTGCTTTTGTGTACTCTGGGCTGCAAGCATATAGTCTTGCCTACTCTTTGGTCACCGGAAGATTTGACAAAGCAAACCTCCGGTGTTTACTGGATTTCTCTCTGGATCAG ATATTGACATATCTTCTCTTATCGGCTTCTTCATCGGCTGCTTTCCGAGTTGAGGACTGGGAATCCAATTGGGGTAAAGACAAGTTCCCGTCAATGGCAAGATCATCTGTGGTATTGTCCTTTCTAGCATTTGTGGCCTTTGCATTATGCTCTCTTCTATCTGGTCAAATCCAATTCACCCCAAAATCTACTTAG